One stretch of Pomacea canaliculata isolate SZHN2017 linkage group LG11, ASM307304v1, whole genome shotgun sequence DNA includes these proteins:
- the LOC112574696 gene encoding circadian locomoter output cycles protein kaput-like has product MPMILIFYENVGSTASTSGHYTSAVITEKIDNRQYHHRNQLKHPQDHHHNQLKHHQDHHHNQLKHHQVHQLDDHRKNDHHAKTEKISSNVIHYSLCHCWCHCICGVPVVHKSSRGRMGLRGSKKDRATDRLIRMDRANYSNNRILRRSS; this is encoded by the exons ATGCCGATG ATTTTGATTTTCTACGAAAATGTGGGATCTACTGCAAGTACGAGCGGTCACTACACTTCCGCCGTGATAACAGAAAAGATCGACAACAGACAA TACCACCATCGCAACCAACTGAAGCACCCCCAGGACCACCATCACAACCAACTGAAGCACCACCAGGACCACCATCACAACCAACTAAAGCACCACCAGGTCCATCAACTCGACGACCACCGAAAAAACGACCATCACGCAAAAACGGAAAAAATTTCCAGTAATGTCATTCATTATAGCTTGTGCCATTGCTGGTGTCATTG TATTTGTGGTGTGCCTGTCGTGCACAAGTCTTCACGAGGACGAATg GGACTCAGAGGGTCCAAAAAG GACAGAGCTACAGACAGACTCATCAGGATG gACAGAGCCAACTACAGCAACAACAGGATT TTGAGAAGAAGCAGCTGA